AACGCAATGACTTCAGGCGCCTCCAGCAGATGAGTGCGCATCCGAGGGTGAGGAAGGCTTCGTGGATGTCGTCGCGTATCTCCCAGCGGATCCGCAGGCGGCGGAACCAGTGCAGGTGGGCGAACGCGCGCTCCACGACCCAGCGTTGGGTGCCCAGGCCGGAGCCGTGCTCGGTGCCGCGGCGGGCGATCAGCGGCTTCACGCCGAGGTCCCAGACGAGACGGCGGTATTTGTCGTGGTCGTAGCCGCGGTCACCGAGCACCACGTCCGGGCGGCGCCGGGGGCGGCCGCGCTTGCCCCGCACTGGCGGCACGGCCTGGAGGAGTGGGATCAGCTGGGTGACGTCGTTGCGGTTGCCGCCGGTCAGGGTGGCGGCCAGAGGGATGCCGGTGGCGTCGGTGATCAGGTGGTGCTTGCTGCCCGTCCTGCCCCGGTCGACGGGGCTTCGTCCCGTCTTGGGGCCCCTTTTAACGCCCGGATGTGGGAGCCGTCGACCGCCGCCCGGGAGAAGTCCAAGGCGTTCGCGCCGCGGAGCTTGGCGAGCAGGACCTCGTGCAGCCGAGGCCACACCCCGGCCTCGGTCCACTCGGCCAGGCGGCGCCAGCAGGTCATGCCCGCCCCGAAGCCGAGTTCCTGCGGCAGGTGTTCCCAGGCGATCCCGGTGTGCAGCACGAACAGGATGCCCTGGAACACCAGCCTGTCCGGATGCCGCTTGCGTCCCGGATGCCGGGTCCGACGCTCAACCCTGGGCAACAGCGGCTCGATCACCGCCCACAATTCGTCATCGACTTCCCACGGCTTCGGCCGAGCCACCCCGTACCCCCAGATCATCAGTCCCGGAGTGATCCAACCACCTCGAAGATCATTTCGTTAGGAGTTCTTAGGAAGGCGACGCCACCGGACAGACCCTAGTGCTGCGGGGACTCGCCGGGAGACGTACACGGGAGGAGTGTTATTCGGCCTCCTCCAGGCGGAAGCCGACCTTCAGGCCGGCCTGGTAGTGATCGATTTCGCCGTCGACGATATGCCTGCGTACCTGGGTGACCTCGAACCAGTCGAGGTTGCGCAGGGTCTCCGCGGCGCGCTGTCATTTTTGACTGCGGCGTCCACGCTCTGCTGGGACGTTCCGACGATCTCGGTCACGCGATACGTGCGGTCGGTCACGGTGGTCTCCCTCGCCGGGGCGGCGCTCCGCCCGTCCACTTCCCACCGTGCCTCAGGGTGCCCGGCCTCACCAGCGGAGCGAGGGCCGGGCGGGACGTTGCGGACCTGTCCTACGGGACGACGGTGACCGGCCAGCGCCCGGCCTTGACCAGGCGCACGGCGACCGAGCCCATGATGCGGTGCCCGGCGGACTCCGAGGCGCCGACCACCACCGCGTCGGCCGTGAGCTCGTCGGCCATCTGCACCATGCCGTTGTACGGGTCGCCACGCAGCGTGTGGAACTCCCAGCGCAGGGGGTACAGCCCCGCCAGCCGCTCGGTCGCGCGGCGGATCTCGGTCATCAGCTGCTCGGCCACCTCGTCCGTGGCGTCGGCGACCGGGGCCCCCATCGCCGCCCCGGCGGGCAGTACCGGCTGGACGTAGACCAGGGCGAGCTTCGAGGACTGACGCCGGGCCAGCCCCGCCGCGTAGGCGGCGGCGCGCCACGACGAGTCGGAGCCGTCGATGCCCACGACGATGACCTTCGGGCCGTCCGTTCCGCGCTCGAACTGTGCGGCTGCATTCTGCTCCACATCATGGAAGTTATCCGCACAGGTGTGCTGCCGGGGCGGCGGGCCGGGCCGTTGCACCCCGCGTCCGCCTCCCGGCCGGGCAGGCGGGCGCCGGCGGCCAGCTGTCCGGCGACAGCACGCCCAGCACATACGCCCTGGCCACCAGCGCGGTACGGCCCTGTACCCGCCAGCGGCGGGCCAGCCGGGTGAGGTGGTAGTTCACCCCGTCGACGGTCAGCCCCAGCGCCGTCCCGATCGACGCCGTGGTCGCGCCGCCCGCGGCCAGTGTCAGGATCTGTGCCTCCACGGGGCTGGCCGAGCCGCGCGGCGGGGGGGCGGCGACAGTTACCGTGTGATGTACAAACGCCTCGGACTCTCCGCCACCCTGGGATTTCCAGACGTTCCCGCGAGCAGCGGGTGACAGTTCAGCCCCGCGCCGGACCAGCAGGCTCTGCTTGAGCGCATGCTGCTGGTCAGCGCGTTGCCCCTGCCCGGCACGGGCGTGTGGGGAACCATGCGTGACCTGTGTGCCGTCGGCGAGGTCCTGCTGACCACGAGGATCCGCCAGGACGCCCCGCTGATCGGGAAGGCCAGCGCCGAAGCGTTGACGGCCACGCACTGGCCCGGGGCGCCTCATCGATCGATCTGCGACACGGACTTCCCTACGGACTGGGGGTCATGACACTCCCGGCCATTTTCGGACGCCGTTGCTCGGTCCGCACGTTCGGCCACGCCGGCAGCAACACCTCCACACTACTCGTGGATCCGCTGTTCGACCTCGTAGCCGCCGTCTACTGGAATTGCCGGCTGGACGACGTCAAGACCTTTGCCCGTCGCTACGCGTTGGTGAGAGCTCTCTACGACGGCCTCGGCCTCCCGCGCTTGCCTGCCGCGGGGTATGTGCGCGAGGCGAAGGAAGCGGAAGAGGAGCGGTGATCATGAGAGCCCGTGCTGGTGATGCGGCGGCCCGGTTGCCGGGACCGACGCTGCTCGGCCACGTCCACTTCCTCAAGGGTGTGCTGGGCGAGCCCTACGACGCCCTGCTCGAGCTGCAGCGCCGCTACGGACCGGTGTGCCGGTTCGGGTTCGGCGACAGACGGTATGTGATGCTCTTCGGTGCCCAGGCGAACCGCCTGCTGCTGAGCGTCTCGCCCAAGAATCCCGCGTTCCGCTCAGGGGAAGTGCTCAGCCTGCTCGTTCTGGTCGTCGGCTCCCGTGCGATGGTGGTGAGTGAGGGTGACGACCATCGGCGGCGCCGATGGTTGGTACAGCCCGCGTTCAGCCACCGGCGCATCCAGGGGTACCTCCCGCTTATGCTCCAGGCGAGCCACCGGATGATCGGCGGTTGGCCGCCAGGACTGCGCGTCAACGCGTTCACCGAAGTGCGCTCCTGCGTCCGACGCATCGCCGTCCGCTCATTGTTCGGTGACCGGCTGCAGGCCCACGTCGATGAGATCGGTCGAGAACTTGAGACGGCACTGCGGTACATCAACCGCTCACCATTCCTCCGCTTCGACTACGACCTGCCGGGCAGCGCCCATCGCCGGGCGGCGGCTGCCTGTCGGCGCGTCGATCATTGCGTCTGCGCGGAGATCGCGAAACGACGGACCAAGCCCGACGACCAAGGGGAGGTACTGGATGCCCTGCTGGGGGCATGCGACCATGCAGGCGACCACCTCACCGACCTCGAAGTACGTGACCAGGTGATCAGCCTGATCGCCTCTGGGTATGACTCAAGCAGTTCCGCGGCGGGTTGGGCCATTTGCGCGCTGCTCAGGCACCCCGAGATCTATGACCGCGTTCGCCACGAAGTTGCGAGCATCGCCGGAGACGGGGTGCTGACCGCCGACCGCCTCGGGGCGATGCGCTATGTCGGCTGGACGGTCTCCGAGATCCTGCGCCTGTATACCCCAGGTGTGCTGACCGGACGCACAGCGGCCGAGAGCTTCTCGTATGCCGGGCATGTGATACCGCAGGGCTCCAAGGCGCTCTACTCACCGTATGTGACCCACCGCCTACCGGATCTGTAGCCCGACCCCGAGGTGTTCAGCCCGGAGCGGTGGAACCCCACGACTCCCGGCTACCGCGAACCAGTGCCGTACAGCTTCGTCCCCTTTCGGCGGCGGGTACCGGCGGTGCATCGGATTCGCCTTCGCCGAGCTGGAGCTGCGAGCGCTGATCGCAGAACTCGCACGCCGGACCGAACTGTCCTTGGCGAAGGCGGTCCATCCGACCGGTGTTGCCACGATGTGGCCCAGGGGCGGTGTCCCGGTGACGGTGCGCACCGTGCGTCCACCGAGTCCGCTCTGACGGTCCTCGTCTGACGCAGCCGCCGCAGTCAGGACAGGCCGCCCCGGTGCGCGTGCAGCGGATATCGACGTAAATGGCCTCATCACCCGTGTCCACCGCCATGACCGCGACACCGGAGACCGACGGGAACAGCAGATCTGGGCCTGCCGGCCCGCAACCGCCGTATCGGAGACCTTCCGTTCGTAGCGGCTGTGCACCCTCATAGACACCGTGCCGCAGCCCGGACACACTACGGCCGGCTCTCGTCCTCGCGCATATATCCGGACCGTACGTAGAGTCACCCGGACATGCTCAACGTGCAGGCGAGCGAAGTGCGGGAACAAGACCGAGATCAGTTCAGCGATCGACGCCCGACATGATCACGAACTACCAAGATTCACACCGGGTCTTTCACCAAACTCGCGACAGAGCCCCAAGCGGGGCACCGCGCCACTCGGGAGTGTCATGAATCAGGTGGGCAGCCACTCAGAAGGGACCCCTGATGGAAGCGAAGAACGGTCACCTGATCGAGGGCGCTGACGGTGTATCGGTTGCGGTGCTGGACGGTGACGTTGACGGTGCCGGTGTGGCATCGAAAGCAACAACTCTGAGCCGTGAGGCGGCGGCTGCGCACGGGCTGAGCCCGCGCCTGCTCGACGAGCTGGCCGAACTCGCCGAGGTCAAGGTCCGCGACGGCGGGCTGAAGCTGATGGGCGAGGGCGGCCTGCTGGTTGAGCTGACCAGGCATCTCATGCAGGCCGCCGTCGAGGCGGAGATGGACCAGCATCTGGGCGAGGAGGCTGGCCGCACCGGTGGCCGGGGCTCTCGTTCTGGCGGCAACGCCCGC
Above is a genomic segment from Streptomyces sp. NBC_01454 containing:
- a CDS encoding universal stress protein produces the protein MEQNAAAQFERGTDGPKVIVVGIDGSDSSWRAAAYAAGLARRQSSKLALVYVQPVLPAGAAMGAPVADATDEVAEQLMTEIRRATERLAGLYPLRWEFHTLRGDPYNGMVQMADELTADAVVVGASESAGHRIMGSVAVRLVKAGRWPVTVVP
- a CDS encoding cytochrome P450 — protein: MCSPTPRCSARSGGTPRLPATANQCRTASSPFGGGYRRCIGFAFAELELRALIAELARRTELSLAKAVHPTGVATMWPRGGVPVTVRTVRPPSPL
- a CDS encoding transposase; amino-acid sequence: MEAKNGHLIEGADGVSVAVLDGDVDGAGVASKATTLSREAAAAHGLSPRLLDELAELAEVKVRDGGLKLMGEGGLLVELTRHLMQAAVEAEMDQHLGEEAGRTGGRGSRSGGNARNGYRPRKVMPEVGAVAVQSRGTGPGTIASSLLPKCARRTGGLDEMVPCAA
- a CDS encoding IS5 family transposase (programmed frameshift), translating into MIWGYGVARPKPWEVDDELWAVIEPLLPRVERRTRHPGRKRHPDRLVFQGILFVLHTGIAWEHLPQELGFGAGMTCWRRLAEWTEAGVWPRLHEVLLAKLRGANALDFSRAAVDGPHPGVKRGPKTGRSPVDRGRTGSKHHLITDATGIPLAATLTGGNRNDVTQLIPLLQAVPPVRGKRGRPRRRPDVVLGDRGYDHDKYRRLVWDLGVKPLIARRGTEHGSGLGTQRWVVERAFAHLHWFRRLRIRWEIRDDIHEAFLTLGCALICWRRLKSLR
- a CDS encoding cytochrome P450, which encodes MRARAGDAAARLPGPTLLGHVHFLKGVLGEPYDALLELQRRYGPVCRFGFGDRRYVMLFGAQANRLLLSVSPKNPAFRSGEVLSLLVLVVGSRAMVVSEGDDHRRRRWLVQPAFSHRRIQGYLPLMLQASHRMIGGWPPGLRVNAFTEVRSCVRRIAVRSLFGDRLQAHVDEIGRELETALRYINRSPFLRFDYDLPGSAHRRAAAACRRVDHCVCAEIAKRRTKPDDQGEVLDALLGACDHAGDHLTDLEVRDQVISLIASGYDSSSSAAGWAICALLRHPEIYDRVRHEVASIAGDGVLTADRLGAMRYVGWTVSEILRLYTPGVLTGRTAAESFSYAGHVIPQGSKALYSPYVTHRLPDL